The Nocardioides houyundeii genome includes the window GGGATCCGCGTCGTCGTGGCCCGAACCCAGCTCGAAGATGCTCCGCCGGATGTCACGGATGGTCACGTCGATGTCGTCGACCGTGTGGTCCAACCGCTGCCGCATCTCCTGGGGATCGTGGCCGGCCGCGATCGACTGCAGCTCCAGGCCCACGGCATACAGGTGCTGAATGACCAGGTCGTGCAGGTCTCGGGCGATCCGGTCCCGGTCCTCCACGACGGCCAGGCGCTCCCGGTCGCGGCGGGCCTCGGCCACCTGCAGGGCGGAGGAGGCCTGGTCGATCAGCAGGGAGGGGAGCGAGGCGTCCTGCAGGACGGCGGCAGGGTCGACGTCGCGACGCCAGGCGAGACAGACCACGCCGGACTGGCCGTCCGGCAGGTGCAACGGCACCACGACGCCCCGCTCGGCCGGCTCGGTGCCCAGGGTCCGTGCCACGTCGGCGCTGCGGGGGTGCCGGCCCAGGTCCTTGACCGTGAGGGGTCGACCGGTCGCCGCGACGCACCGCTCCAGGGAGGAGCTGAGGTCCACGCACGCCATGGTGGCGGGGGACACCGTGGTGCCGGCGACCGCCTGGAGGCGGAGCTTCGTGGGATCTGCCCCCGTCGCGACCCAGACGAGATCGGCCCGGGAGATCTCCTGCGCCCGGTCGGCCAGGATCTGGGGCGCTGCCGCGTCCGCGTCGGGGCGCAGGATGGCGGTGGTGAGGTCTACCGCTGCGGCCAGCCAGCGTTCCCGCCTCGAAGCCTCCTGGTGGAGCAGAGCGTTCTCGATCGCGACCCCGGCCGCGGCGGCGAGGGCGGTCGCCACCTGCTCGTCGACCTGGGTGAAACCCGCGCCGGCCAGGTTGTCCTTCAGGTAGAGCGCGCCGAAGGCGTGCTCCCGCACACGCACCGGCACGGCGAGGACCGGACGGGGACCAGACTGGTGTGCGCCGGTCCGCATGGCAGGGACGGCCCCACCGGGCAATCCGTCGGCCCGGCCCTTCCGGTCCAGCAGGATGCCCAGGACGCCACGTCCCT containing:
- a CDS encoding GAF domain-containing protein produces the protein MREFSGELDGESRPSLGAKDPSFDDLMLIATHQDHHGHDERRWRLLLATLATLAADLSLDDLLARIVEAAANLAGARHAAFGVPDPPGGRSLQTLVTHSARGLPGVGTEFPQGRGVLGILLDRKGRADGLPGGAVPAMRTGAHQSGPRPVLAVPVRVREHAFGALYLKDNLAGAGFTQVDEQVATALAAAAGVAIENALLHQEASRRERWLAAAVDLTTAILRPDADAAAPQILADRAQEISRADLVWVATGADPTKLRLQAVAGTTVSPATMACVDLSSSLERCVAATGRPLTVKDLGRHPRSADVARTLGTEPAERGVVVPLHLPDGQSGVVCLAWRRDVDPAAVLQDASLPSLLIDQASSALQVAEARRDRERLAVVEDRDRIARDLHDLVIQHLYAVGLELQSIAAGHDPQEMRQRLDHTVDDIDVTIRDIRRSIFELGSGHDDADPRRALGAVVERAARTMKLRPTLRFRGPVRALIDGDLLEDLVAVVTETLANTTRHAQAGLCAVEVSVVDGIAVRVTDDGKGMEAVGHESGLANLRRRAELRGGQLKVVSALGQGTSVVWRVPVQGPKRAPATPGASQLR